The window CAAACCGGAACCACCCCGCCACGCTCGAACTGGAATGGCAGATTTGTGCCGCGGGAAAGGACTGGCTGTCCGCTCTGGCAGCGGCGCAAAAACTGGTCCGACTCGATCCCGCAAACGTTTCGGGTTGGATTCACCAGTCGTAC of the Candidatus Angelobacter sp. genome contains:
- a CDS encoding tetratricopeptide repeat protein, which gives rise to MRKLTPPDSHHLNAASGWLELGNAAEARAELTRVSATNRNHPATLELEWQICAAGKDWLSALAAAQKLVRLDPANVSGWIHQSY